GAGAAGCAGGAGCTGCTGGAGGAGGTGCGGGTGTCGGTGCGCCTGCGCCGCCTCAGCGAGATACTCGCCCGGGAGATCCAGGTGCTGGAACTCGGCGCGCGCATCCAGGCCGAGGTGGAGCAGGACATCGAGACGGGCCAGCGGGAGTTCGTGCTGCGCCAGCAGCTGAAGGCGATCCAGGACGAGCTGGGCGAGGGTGATGAGGCCGAGATCAACGAGCTCAGGCGGCGCATCGGCGAGGCCCCGCTTCCCGACGATGTGCGCACGGCCACCGAGCGCGAGCTCGCCCGCCTGGGGCGCATCCCCGACCAGTCGGCCGAGCACCAGGTGATCAGGACCTACCTCGACTGGATCCTGGACATCCCGTGGGGCAACTACACCGAGGACGACCTCGACCTGCACCGCGCGCGGCGCGTGCTCGACGAGGACCACTACGACATCGAGCGGGTCAAGCGGCGCATCCTCGAGGAGCTCGCGGTGGCGAAGCTCAAGGGCGACGCCTCGGGCACGGTAATCCTGTTCGCGGGACCGCCCGGCGTGGGCAAGACCTCGCTGGGGCGCAGCATCGCCCGCACCCTCGGCCGCGAGTTCGCGCGCATCAGCGTGGGCGGCGTGCGCGACGAGGCGGAGATCCGCGGGCACCGGCGCACCTACGTGGGGGCCATGCCCGGGAGCATCGTGCGCGCCATCCGCGACGCCGGGTCGATGAACCCGGTGATCATGATCGACGAGATCGACAAGATGGGGTCGGACGTGCGCGGCGACCCCTCCTCGGCGATGCTCGAGGTGCTCGACCCGGCGCAGAACTCGACGTTCCGCGACCACTACCTCGACCTGCCGCTCGACCTCTCGAAGGTGCTCTTCGTCTGCACTGCCAACGTGCTCGACACCATCCCGCGGCCGCTGCTCGACCGGATGGAGCTGATCAGCCTCCCGGGCTACACCGACGACGACAAGGTGCACATCGCCCGGCAGTACCTCATCCCCCGGCAGCTCGAGGCCACCGGGGTGCCGGCCGACACGGTGGACATCACCGATGCCGGGCTGGCTACGGTGATCTCGGAGTACACCCGCGAGGCCGGCGTGCGCGGGCTGGAGCGCCGCATCGGCGCGCTGCTGCGCCGCGTGGCGCTCCACGTCGCGCAGGGCAGGGATGGCGTGGGCGTGATCGGCCCCGACGAGGCGCGCGAGATGCTGGGCCCGGAGCGCGTGCATCCCGAGGCCAAGCGGCGCACCGCCGAGCCGGGCGTGGCCACGGGCCTGGCGGTCACGGGCGCCGGTGGGGACATCCTTTTCGTGGAGGCCAGCGTGATGCCCGGCAAGGGCTCACTGGTGGTCACCGGCCAGCTCGGCGAGGTGATGCGCGAGTCAGTGCGCGCCGCGCTCACGTGCGTGCGGGCCCGGGGCTGCGAGCTGGGACTCGACCTCCCGGAGGACTACTTCAGCGAGCACGACATCCACGTGCACGTGCCGGCGGGGGCGATCCCCAAGGACGGCCCGTCGGCGGGCATCACTATCGCGACCGCGCTGGTGTCGGCGCTATCGGGCCGCACGGTGAGCGCCGACGTGGCGATGACCGGCGAGATCACGCTGATGGGCCAGGTGCTGCCCGTCGGCGGCGTGCGCGACAAGGTGCTGGCGGCGCTGCGCGCGGGGATCCACGCGGTGGTCATCCCGGCAGGCAGCGAGGACCAGCTCGAGGAGCTCTCCGACGAGGCCCGCGAGCAGGTGACCGTCGTGCTCGCCGGCGACATCTCCGATGTGGTTCCGGTGGCGATCCCGGCCTGAGGCCGGGGGTCCCCGGGGTCGAGGCCTACGGGATGGCCGAGAAGCCCGCGGAACCGGCGACGATGAGCAGCGCCGCGAAGGCGGCGGCCGGATACACCGTGCGCCACTCCTCCGGATGCCCGCCCGCCGAGCGCCGGGCCTTCTACACGGCGACCTAGGCCACGTAGAAGCCGAACACCAGGAAGCACGCCGAGTAGACGGCGAGGCCCCACGAGAGCAACGCGGCCACCACGGCCAGCACGCCCCATGCGAGGTTCGCGAGGCCCACCTCCACCTGGAACGCCTTGGTGGTGCCGCTATCCCAGCCCATGCGGGCGGCGTCGCCACGGTTGAGCAGCGAGTGGCGTATCCACGACAGGATTCCCGCGATGCCCTTCGCGAGCAGGCACGGCCAGCGCAGGTCGGGGTCCGGCGATAACGCGGTGCTCAGCGCCCAGCCGAGTCCGCCGGCGCCCACCGCGTATGTGAGCCCCATGAGGAATCCCGATGCCTTCCTCAATTCATGCCCCACCCCGTGTTCGTGCCTGACCGCGTGCCCGAAGACACGGGCGCTCTCGACGTCCCATCGCCGAAGACCTCTCGCACACCTGCCGCACGCAACCTGGGGTCTGTACCCTTCCGAGAGCCCGGATTCACAGGCGAACCAGCCGGAGAACGCATGGCCCTTGGCATCGGCACCGAAGCACCCGACTTCACCCTCACCAACACCGAGGGCGAGGAGGTCACGCTTTCGGAGCTCCGCGGCACGCCGGTGTACCTGAACTTCTTCCCGGCGGCCTTCTCGCCGGTGTGCGTGGACTGGTTCGGTGGCATCGGCAACGACGCGAGCCCGTACGAGGGCGCCGTGGTCATCGGCATCAGCGTCGACAACAGGTGGTCGCTCACCGAGTTCAAGAAGCAGATGAAGGCTGACGCCGCGCACTTCCTCGCCGACTTCCAGCCCAGGGGCGAGGTCGCGAAGGCGTACGGCGTGTTCCTCGACCAAGCGGGCGTCTCAGGCCGGGCGACCTTCGTGATCGACGCCAACGGCGTCATCGTGGACGTCGACCGGGTGGCGCCGCTCGAGACGCCGGACATGGACCGCCTCATCGCCTCGC
The nucleotide sequence above comes from Actinomycetota bacterium. Encoded proteins:
- the lon gene encoding endopeptidase La — translated: MVTPAEAGPPPEITWPAELPVLPLKGTVVFPDAVAPLAIGEERSIRLVDDVMDREVRRLVLVSARDAETQEPAPDDLYDVGVVATVEKMLRVPDGSMRVLVHGGERVRLTGYPSREPFLVAVVDPMPDMLEESDELRALAGNVQAAFARVVDLVPYLPDELNMAAANLDDPSTLSYLVTSSLRLPVAEKQELLEEVRVSVRLRRLSEILAREIQVLELGARIQAEVEQDIETGQREFVLRQQLKAIQDELGEGDEAEINELRRRIGEAPLPDDVRTATERELARLGRIPDQSAEHQVIRTYLDWILDIPWGNYTEDDLDLHRARRVLDEDHYDIERVKRRILEELAVAKLKGDASGTVILFAGPPGVGKTSLGRSIARTLGREFARISVGGVRDEAEIRGHRRTYVGAMPGSIVRAIRDAGSMNPVIMIDEIDKMGSDVRGDPSSAMLEVLDPAQNSTFRDHYLDLPLDLSKVLFVCTANVLDTIPRPLLDRMELISLPGYTDDDKVHIARQYLIPRQLEATGVPADTVDITDAGLATVISEYTREAGVRGLERRIGALLRRVALHVAQGRDGVGVIGPDEAREMLGPERVHPEAKRRTAEPGVATGLAVTGAGGDILFVEASVMPGKGSLVVTGQLGEVMRESVRAALTCVRARGCELGLDLPEDYFSEHDIHVHVPAGAIPKDGPSAGITIATALVSALSGRTVSADVAMTGEITLMGQVLPVGGVRDKVLAALRAGIHAVVIPAGSEDQLEELSDEAREQVTVVLAGDISDVVPVAIPA
- a CDS encoding redoxin domain-containing protein yields the protein MPHPVFVPDRVPEDTGALDVPSPKTSRTPAARNLGSVPFREPGFTGEPAGERMALGIGTEAPDFTLTNTEGEEVTLSELRGTPVYLNFFPAAFSPVCVDWFGGIGNDASPYEGAVVIGISVDNRWSLTEFKKQMKADAAHFLADFQPRGEVAKAYGVFLDQAGVSGRATFVIDANGVIVDVDRVAPLETPDMDRLIASLASCR